In Glycine max cultivar Williams 82 chromosome 15, Glycine_max_v4.0, whole genome shotgun sequence, the DNA window AGGTGTaagttatcaaaattaataattttaatacattttagtcaataaaaaaaagatattaaaaaaagaatgttaGAGAAAGTGTTTGACATTTTTtgaatatacaaattattttattattttatgaatggTTGTACATGtaacatttctcttattttatttacaataattGTTCTTAAATTCAACCGAATTTAAAAACACTCCATCTAATACACGTACTTTACTACAATTTTCCTTACGAAaacaatatgaaataaaattcagaCCACCAACATGGAACCATGAAACACGGACAATGCATTCACTTGCAAGTTGACTCTCTTTATAAATAGAAACACCAAATCTGTGTGTTCTTGCACCAACAACAACGACAGCAAACTCATAATTGCAAACaccagaaagagaaaaaaaaatgaattccctTCGTCTCACTTTATGCTGTGTGGTGGTAGTGCTTGGAGCACTACCCTACTTCTCATATGCACAACTAGATCCCTCGTTTTACGATAGCACATGTTCAAATTTGAGTTCAATCGTACGTGAGGTGCTCACAAATGCTTCCCTGTCTGATCCCCGCATGCCTGCCAGTCTCATCAGGCTCCACTTTCACGGTTGTTTTGTACAAGTAACTACCTATATTCTTCATATCTTAACTCCATAATGTgatatgtagttttttttttctttttattttaaactaaatcCTTTCCTGGCTACTTCTGTTACCCCGAGAATAACTCAttcataaactttttttttatattacatagttaaaatgtatatatgtggATTCATGAACGGAGGAAAGCCTCAAACCACTTCTATagaaattttactattttaaagaGTAGATGTGTTTGAGTTCTATTTTTAAAACTGATTTTAGTTTCAACCTAAATAAGACTGCTCATACTACAGTTGGTAAAGGCTGGTTCACGATATACCACATAGGTCAAAGTGTAAAATTGAAAGAGCAGTTGAATAAGATAAAATcaaaaacatgaagatgagAAAATTAAATACCTCCtagctattttttcttttggtttttaagACACTTATTTtagaaacaatttaaaatttattagatttaattaataattaatgagtGATGTAAAAtcgttttagaaaataattttttaaatgaaacaatGAGAAGGGGATCAATCAAACATGTCTTTGGTCCCCTCCATCAATTTTATGCGTAAAAGGAAACGCAGTTTGAAATGTCAAGCTTTCCTTATGGGCACTGATAAATCAAGagttaattaaataagagaaagagtgttttgttttaatatgaCTCAAATTTCTTGTTGCTGAGAATTgaagtgaattatatatgtttccaGGGGTGTGACGCATCAATTCTATTGAACCAAACGGATGAGATCGATAGTGAGCAAACTGCTTTTCCAAATGACAACTCTATAAGAGGGTTGGATGTTGTGAACAAGATAAAGACCAGGTTGGAAAATGCTTGTCCTGGCATAGTTTCTTGTGCTGATACTCTTGCCCTAGCAGCTGAAGTATCTTCTGAGCTggtatatatatgcattttaattaatttgtttaataaatctctagtttaatttatagaaaatcaaaatattgagtattattatgaaaagggaaaaatatatatgtttttagtctctctaaaaaatattaaatttaattttttttctctaaaaaaattgttctatttttatatCCTCAACTTTTACTCTTTAAACtagttataattaatattttatgacgGTTTGTAACTGTATTgtcaaaaaatatacttttgaggctaaaaatagaatatttacatgttagagaacaaaaataaggaaaaaaattggaCGGCCAAAGccgattttaagaaaatttagaaatatcaaaaatatattttattcgtataaaaataagaaaaaccaaTGTTCCATACAGTTTTAGTTTGATTTCCTTTACAGTTTTGGTTTGAAAAAtctgatttttaaactaattatttgatccaactcaataattaatttctaatcCAAAATCTATtcaatttaaagatattttttaaaaaagtgttttaaaaactaaaaaaaaacataaatatatgagaaattaatgttttctcaacagtttctttttcttattctatAGGATATGGATCATATGAAGTGATATTGCATGTGGTGAGGTATGAACTTggtattgatttttgttttctttctttaaaaaatcaaaaatagaaatcaaacgCGCCTTGAAGTTTCAAAATATTGTTTGGAAATTCAATGGAAACCTATATATAAAACTAGAGACAATAATTAACTTGATATGtgataggattttttttttctaaatggcCTAAGAAAGAAACACCTCAgacacaaattaattaatactcaACTGATATGTGATAGGAATATAAATAAGATGAGTTgtttataaactatttgttttaTAGGTTAGTTATTTATtcaactttaataattttttaaataaattaataatctcAAATTTATAGTTagatttaactattttaaataagtGAAATCTAAGTTTTGTAGGCTTGACATTAATATTTCatgaatgatatatatatatatatatatatatatatatatatatatatatatatatatataatttttatataattatttaattacaaattactaTGATATGTTACACGCACAAATAATgactatatattttattataatttcactttattttagCACAAAGATATCAATTATatactaaattaataaaaataaaagatttatataaaaataaaattaataaagaaaaaataatcaagacaccttaataagttaataactCAACCTCAAGTTTTTTCACTTGGTTCAACTCATTTACATCgtgaaatttgataaaaacaaagaaagttaTAAGTTAGTGAGTTTGAAGGACGCGAGGTTAGAaattaaagaatgaaaattctaaagaaattatttttatgtaaaatttgatgttttAGTTAGTGAGTATgagtaaaagaaaatttaaaataatttaactgattcaatttgttaaatttttaagtagaaaatgagaatttgaagattttaggtagaagaattattttttttaagaaatctaGAAGAAAGCTGGAATGATCAATTTTGcttaatattcaaaataaaactgatttgaacataattttaaaaaatcaaaatcagaaataatataaattaaagagatCACAGGTATAATTagcttcttttttaatttatattcgcAATGAAATTGGACTTCTCGCTTTTTTTGTTCGTGATTCATGCAAAGGTTAAtttctttgatttaatttatttgtccatttcgaattttaagataatatttactactttttttaataatacttttattctcacgttatcattaaatattttacagtcttatcttaaataaaaaataatattaaaaattattataaaaaaggaaaaacaattttaacataaataaaaaatattaattatatttcttaatatatatgaGTATATATTATCCTcctaaataaacatataaaaagaaacaattgtACTAGCTATACTATTTCCTCTTTCCATGCAAATGGAGAAGCGGActctagtttatatatataaattatccaGGTGTTGACACATGTCAATTTTCAGTGTAATTTTTTCTAGTCTTACTTATTTTATCGTTTTCTATTtgcaataataattttactgcTTTGATTTTCTTCTGTGTCGAGCACGGGATTATTGATCTAATAGTTATATAAATCTgtctaaagaaaaagaaagaagtagaGGAATTTTCTCTATGTATTTTTATGGTGCTTTTAGAATTTATGCAGAGCAGTTgtgaaaaaattgatttattaaaaaattgattgcccttcattttgttttaactttaatcttaatataatcttattaagaaaacaatatatttgtttttaggatttttggtgGTCTACTTTAAATTATGAGTATGCTCACATATTGGGTCATTATTTAacaagaataaagaaaataagaatggAGAGGCGGAATTGATTCAAACAAATCATTGCCAAAGATATAACTAAATTTCTTGGTggaattttaatcttaattgaAACCATAAGttctcaacaacaaaaaaattcacCTTTTGCATTCTATTTTGTCCACCTTTTGTACTGTTTGGCAGGCTTGTGGTCCTGTTTGGGAAGTTCCATTAAGAAGAAGGGATGGTTTCTCAGCAAATCAGACCCTTGCTAATGAAAATCTTCCAGCTCCTTCTCTTTGCATTGATCAACTTATATCCGCATTTGCTAATCAAGGCCTCAACATTACACTGATTTAGTTGCACTTTCAGGTATGAAATTTcttacatttaataaataaataaaaggttttaTAGTGTGTGATTACAAGCACAGTATATTCAATATATCTTGTCAAATGctttaaattgtttaaataaGTAATGATTAAACGTCATGAGTTTTTTATATAGCCGTACATACATCCATTTTGCTACTCTTGTTTTTATTACTTAACCAATAATTTAGAtacattttatcaaatttctttttGGTAATCTATGCTCTTgtatataatcaaatttaattagacAAGAGTAGaaatgcatataattaaatgacaatatCAATGAAGTGCAACTCAATTGATATATTGAGCATGGCatatgaatttttataaatctctaatattttttttcgattctcacatacaaaaaaaaaatatttcgaaGAATGTTCTTGTAGCCAAAAAAGCAATGAAATTAAACCCTTTAATAAGAATGGTATTATTTTGTTGTATTACTTATTGAAAATGTCTCATTTTTAGGTGCTCATACTATTGGTAGAGCTCAATGCAAGTTTATTGTTGATCGATTGTACGATTTCAATGGCACTGGCAATCCAGATCCTACTCTCAACACAACTTAATTAGAATCATTGCAAGTAATATGTTCCAATGGTGGACCTGAGTCTGATCTTACCAATTTGGACTTAACCACTCCTGGCACGTTGGACTCGAGTTACTATTCCAATCTTCAACTTCAAAAGGGCTTGCTTCAGAGTGACCAAGAGCTTCTTAGTGCAAATGGTACCGATATTGTTGCCATTGTTAACAGTCTCACTAGTAACcaaacttttttctttgaaaactttGCAGCATCAATGATTAAAATGGCCAACATTGGAGTGCTAACGGGATCAGATGGAGAAATTCGAACACAATGTAATTTTGTGAACGGAAATTCTTCTGCCCTTACCACCAAAGAATCATCACAAGATGGCATGGTTAGATGGGCAAAGGTTATGCTGGAAAATGCTGGGATTAAAGGAGGTGTCAATAAAGAGTTTTGTGTGTGCATGTGGTGAACCGTTATAAACTTTGTACTTTGTATTCTATACACTACACCTAGCTCTGTATTCTATATACTACTAAATAATTGCTGTCACAAGCAATCATGACCTCCGTTGCCTTAAATTTCAATATGTATTAATGAAGTTGAGTTAAGAGTATTACTTCAATTAATTAGACCCAAACTTGGTTCATAATACAAACATTgtctttagataaaaaaaaaattaaaaaaaagtaagagatTACGGCCGGACAAAGCACAAAGTGCAATAAATTTGACAAATAGTATTGCGAGAGGTGATGAGCAAAAAGACTATAAATTTACTATAGAAggcattggtaaaaaaaattaatctgtaCAGATATTGTCAAACCAACTTTATCATAGAAAGCAATTGCAGACATTTATATATTCTGGAAGAAAAACCTAACTGGAGACCACATTGACAACTTCAATGGGAAGATCGCCAATGAGTAAGCAACTAGAATAacttttaaagatattttaaaagagaaaacagaaacagattttaattaataacatatattcACATAATGAACTTTTaagttgtttatattttttaaaggacATCTTTCAATGATACTTTATTCTGTGTTCTGTAACTTtatgtaaatgtaaataacCTCTTTCTTCTTgggtaaattaaacaaaagaaaaaatataacgaGCTAAGTGTGGGAAATGGGAATATGCTCTTTAGAAAGAGAGGGGGAAAAAAAGCAGGTTTTGATGGGAGactttcataattcataattctaGGTTACAGACTGTCTGTTTATTTGTAGTAGTTTAAAAGAACTCCAAGTAACGTTGGAGGGAACACTGAAATTAGAAAAGTAGAAGTGGATGAAaaaggaattttctttctttatatttctTCTAGTAACTATGAACCAAGTCCAGAAAGTAGTCAATACTCGAACATGAACGCgtggaaaattaaaaaagaagtgCATGCACAAAGTTTCACATTACTTTTTCACTTAATACGATAGAAGTTAAGTATGTCCTCGCATATCGTAGCCAAGTTAGGAAGTATTTACTTGGAGACTGGGACGTTAAACGTccggttcaattttttttcttcattttctattaacgttttttacaaaatagagTAGTTATTAGtggtgtatttttttctttgactgttataattaaaattgtctAAGTGTATGTTTGATTCTGCATTTAAATTGTTATCACacaaattttgaaacaaatccAACTGATGCAAAATTAACATAACAAAGAGAATCCTGATCggttaacaaaattatatttatcctCACTAAACGTTTAGCAAACATGCTCTATATATAACAATCTATCCTCGTTTAAAagctttcaataaaaaaattcaatgctttgtttttttttcatgctttAGTGAAAAATTCTCAAACATTACCTTAACAGCGACACATCtcctatattttaataatttaatcaaaataatatatgattttatatacATTCTACCAACTAAAGAAGCTTGGTATGTGCGGCTTTTGCTTTAAACTTCTAAAAGCAGAACTCATCTGTGATTGAATACGATATATGTCCCCACCTCATAACTCAAATGTAGAGAGTTTTCCTTTtctataaatttaaatgaatcaAGATAAACACAAATAAACTTATATTCTCACCAAAAAGTACATATTTATATTGCATATGTAATCATTTAgatgcttttaaattttaataaaaagtatattGCAAAATAACAAACTTAAATTGATGAATTTACAAATAAATACCATCCCCAGGTGCGATAGCCGTTATCATATTTGTATAACTTTTATCACTTAAGTACTACTATCGATTTACATGTAACTTGATCCCCTTGTATATGTGAGGTATATATATGCTTTTGGTAATAAGGTGATGAAGTGCACGAAAGTACTAcccttttatttttacatagaATAATGGTTCTTAAATTTATCCTAATTTTACAAACTACTCCATTTAATACACCGTACTAAAAAAATTGCTTATTACAACAGtatgaaataaaattcaaaccaCCAACAAGAAAGTAATTAACCCTGAAACAAGGATATTGCATTCATTGAtcatttttctctctatataaaaAGCACCCGGTTCTGCGTGTTcttgcaacaacaacaacaccctCATAATTGCAAAcatcagaaagaaaaaatgaattcccTTCGTCTCACTATATGTTGTGTGGTGGCAGTGCTTGGAGCACTACCACACTTCTCATTTGCACAGCTAGATCCTTCATTTTACGATAGCACTTGTTCAAATGTAAGTTCAATTGTACGTGAGGTGCTCTCAAATGTTTCTCAATCTGATCCCCGCATACTTGCAAGTCTCATCAGGCTCCATTTTCACGACTGTTTTGTTCAGGTAACTATAATTACTCTTCATATCATAACTCCATTCATAGTTTCTTGCTACTGCAGCTAACTCTTTTGCACGTCTTTTGTTTTTAAAGCAAATCCTTTCCTAGCTACTTCTATTACGTACCCCGAGCAAAACTCGTTTATCAAAtcagtaataattttttcttttatattagaTGGTTAAAATGCAAGAGTTCGTGAAAACATTTCTatagaaattttaatgtttttaaattaagtgttttttattgagaagtaatTTAAATGAATGTATTTCATTAATCTATTATATGAAATACATCAAATACATAAGAAAATATAGAAGAAGTGGTTGTATAATAGAAATAGAATAGGATAACAACCTACTATATAGTAACAactatttgaaatataaattaaagataaaatcaaatagataaaaattatttaaaatacaaattgaagataatatcaactaataattaaaacataaattcaaattaagaGATAACTATAATATATAGGTTTTAGCTTTAAGTTTCAACTAAATAAGACTGTTGTAtaggatatatatatagagagagagagagaacatgCATGTCTAAGTcgtttctatttttttgcttttaaaatacttattttagaaataattttaaaaaattaatagattttCATAATTTCTGAGTAATGTTTAAGATCatgttagaaaataatttcataaaaaaatgagaacggAATCAATCATGCATCTGGTCTCCATCTGAAATTTTTTTCCGCTCAAAGTTATGAACTGGGGCCTCTGGCTCAACCACTCCTTATAATGTTATGTGTAAAGGAAAACGTGGTTGGAAATGTCAAGGTTTCCTTATCATATGGGCACTGATAAAAGTACGTTGaataaaagagaggaaaataaagtgttgctttattttttttgttgctgagaattgaattaattatatatcCGCGGATATGATATGACAGGGGTGTGACGCATCAATTCTGTTGAACGACACGGATACGATCGTGAGCGAGCAAAGTGCAGCGCCAAACAACAACTCCATAAGAGGTTTGGATGTTGTGAACCAGATCAAAACAGCAGTGGAAAATGCTTGTCCCGGCACAGTTTCTTGTGCTGATATTCTTGCTCTTGCAGCTCAAATATCTTCTGATCTGGTATATATATGAAGAATTGGTTAAAACAAATCATCATCAAGAATATAACTAACTAAATTTCTTCGTGgaattttaatcttaatattGAAACCATAAGTTCGCAACAATTTTTGTTCACCTTTTGCATTCTATTTTGTCCAACTTATAGAGTTTTAGTACAACTATATATTTGGCAGGCTAGTGGTCCTGTTTGGGAAGTTCCATTGGGAAGAAGGGATAGTTTGACAGCAAATCAAACCCTTGCTAATCAAAATCTTCCAGCTCCTACTTTTACCATTGATCAACTTATCAACTCATTTGGTAATCAAAGCCTCAACATTACTGATCTAGTTGCACTTTCAggtatgaatttttttacatataataaataaaaggttttaTAATGTGtgtttacaaatatatatagcaggattttttggattttgtgtgaaatatttattaattttatcaaataattaatatttttgaaaaatttaattaattttttcaagtgttttttcaaataaaatattcaaatgagacCTAAATCAgatatttaaatctaatttcattcgaactaataagataatattaaatataccttgttaaatgcattaaattatttaaataagcaAACATTTAATGGCATGAGTTTTTTGTGTGTGTCCATATTGCtactcttattttattatttaaactaatagtttagataaattttatgaaatttgatttAGGCAATGATGCTAGTTCTCTTTTGAtataaatacattatttatttataaaattttattgtatatttagTATCACGTGTACAGATTAGAAAACCTTTTAATTgcattaattattgaaaatgtttctttttttaggtgCTCATACAATTGGTAGAGCTCAATGTAGATTTTTTGTTGATCGATTATACAATTTCAGCAACACCGGCAACCCAGATCCTACTCTAAACACAACTCTCTTGCAATCATTGCAAGGAATATGTCCTAATGGTGGACCTGGCACTAATCTCACTAATTTGGACTTAACCACTCCAGACACATTTGACTCCAACTACTACTCCAATCTTCAACTTCAAAATGGCTTGCTTCAGAGTGATCAAGAGCTGCTTAGCGCAAATAATACGGATATCGTTGCCATTGTCAACAATTTCATTATGAACCaaactcttttctttgaaaactttAAGGCGTCAATGAGAAAAATGGGCAACATTGGAGTGCTAACGGGATCACAAGGAGAAATTCGATCACAATGTAATTCTGTGAATGGAAATTCTTCTGGACTCACTACTACTGCCACCAAAGAATCATCACAAGATAGCGTGGTTAGCTCAATGTAATAAATTGGCAAAGGTTGTGCTGAAAAATGCAGAGATTGAAGGTACTAGCTAATAAAAAGTTTTGTATTTGCACATATATGGCATGTGCATGGAAACAGATGCGATTGAAGAGCGAACAACTGAGCTTCAGAGAAGTCAGACTTTGGGCTTGCTTACTGGCTTTCTTTCAGTGGATGATTGGTATGCTTGATTTATAAATCTACTATAGCATTGTGAAGGTAAAAACTGTTATTATGACAAgctgtgtgttttttttttttttctcttttggcttGCTTTATTTATTGGTGTCTCCACAAAAAATGGATGAGGCTTCCACCTTTCCTCTTAATGATAAAACTGCTTTGGATACTatgcaaaaaataaagaatatattaatctatttagataTATAACGggttttactttcttaacaataAAAACTGGTTCCATTGTGTGTGGAGATATTTGTCATTCTTCCATGAATTCACACACTTATTATTTACATGGTGACTTAGTCGATGGACTGATGGTTCTCAAACTTTATGGATTTTTGCTGAAGATTTTATTCCTTCACATTAAGTGCTATCATTTATTTCCTTTCCTACGTGCCGTGCCAATTTTATTCCCGCAATTTGATTGACGTTACCGCCAATTTCTGAGGAGGTCTGAATTAAATCTAGGCTAGTTGATAATAGGTGACACTGTTCATTCTCGTCagttttttattctcttcttaCAAACTATTGCAAAGAAGTTTCTATAGTACAAGGGAAGAAAAACGTTAAACTTTTCATCTAACAATGAGAAAAATGTGAAGTTAGTCGTGATGCTTGGAATTATGGAGTGTTATGTCAAGGAaagtattttaagttattttctatttcctttaattatgtatataaaaaagtttttttgacATAATTATATGtctatgtttatatatatatgataagttgataacattttattagaattcatataaaaattttgtaattataattttctattattttattagaatttttattattattttattagaatttttaattttttttaaaaaaaatatattctaaaacgattatttaaaaaatcatcttaaaatctttaaattctttttaaaaaaattctaaaatagttttctaaaaaaaagaatttttaagattattttctgaaaaatcgtcttaaaattctctttttttaaaataatttttaagatgattttttataaaattatcattaaaaatcttaatttttgaCGACGTTAATTTTAAACCTTCTTTATATGTCATTTAAAATCGTTGTTATGCTTATAAACTATGTACTTtttagcttttttatttttatagcaaAACTTTGGTttccaatttatatatatatatatatatatatatgcatttgagTAATGAAGAGTATTTGATAACTTTAAGTTTTAcaagatatttttaatgtagCATTACATAGTGGCGATTTTCTGACaatgtgtttgattttttttcttctttactgGGGCCACCCCTTCACTAATGCAAAATACCTGGACAACCAACACATCTCCACTCTTGGCAGCCACAGCATCTGCTCCACGCCAGATCTAGAAGCCTTCGGAATTAGACACACTCATCTTAGTACGAGCAAGAATGACACCAAACAAGAGTGTCCAGGTGTTAAATATGCTCCATGAGATGATTCAGAGTTATGGTTCATTTTGTATCACCTATCAACCCAACCTTTTCCGAATTATATACTGTCGTGATTCCTATTCTTAAGCTATGTCACTCCAAAGATTGAAGGGATTGGGAAATTTGGATTGTAGCAACTAATTAACTtgggacaaaaaaaaatgatgatgcaAGCAACTTTTTCAGTGATGATGTGTGGAGGCATTATCTATTTCCTGAATCCTGACAAAGAACACAGATATCCAGCAGAATCAAAAAGTTGATGATTATACGAGAAAGAATCAAGGAGACTACAAATCTAGAGAATCCaattctatttatattttttggtccAATGATGAGAATCTAATTCTTGAAATAAGATTGCATGAGTCTTTTGTGTGTAAATGGAGCTTTTATGTTTTTGGCATGGGCTTTCACTTTTGTCAGTTTTGTGCG includes these proteins:
- the LOC106794224 gene encoding peroxidase A2, with amino-acid sequence MNSLRLTICCVVAVLGALPHFSFAQLDPSFYDSTCSNVSSIVREVLSNVSQSDPRILASLIRLHFHDCFVQGCDASILLNDTDTIVSEQSAAPNNNSIRGLDVVNQIKTAVENACPGTVSCADILALAAQISSDLASGPVWEVPLGRRDSLTANQTLANQNLPAPTFTIDQLINSFGNQSLNITDLVALSGAHTIGRAQCRFFVDRLYNFSNTGNPDPTLNTTLLQSLQGICPNGGPGTNLTNLDLTTPDTFDSNYYSNLQLQNGLLQSDQELLSANNTDIVAIVNNFIMNQTLFFENFKASMRKMGNIGVLTGSQGEIRSQCNSVNGNSSGLTTTATKESSQDSVVSSM